One window from the genome of Clostridiales bacterium encodes:
- a CDS encoding ABC transporter ATP-binding protein, with amino-acid sequence MIKTEGLKKSFEKHIVFDGADIAVEDGSVCGLIGINGAGKSTLLRILSGVIRHDEGKVSIDGMPVYDNQKVKKDIFFLPDDPYYDSNFNVKRLRDLYAAFYDFDKEKFDEYIKTFGLPADKPIRNFSKGMRRQAFIAVAFSCKTKYLFLDEAFDGLDPLCRMEFKRGLIECKERGTTVIISSHSLRELEDICDSFILIDSATVKQCGALVDALENIFKLQFAFGSDDFTREKLPFEVLRFSKVGKVITIVAHGNSEEAVKQITAMSPLFVEEIQMDFEDMFIEEVQSRGYLKGEEGN; translated from the coding sequence ATGATTAAAACGGAAGGGTTAAAAAAGAGCTTCGAAAAACATATCGTTTTCGACGGTGCGGATATAGCCGTCGAGGACGGGAGCGTGTGCGGGCTGATCGGCATAAACGGCGCGGGCAAAAGCACGCTGCTGCGCATACTGTCGGGCGTTATACGGCACGACGAAGGAAAAGTAAGCATTGACGGTATGCCTGTTTACGATAACCAAAAGGTGAAGAAAGATATATTCTTTTTGCCCGACGACCCGTATTACGACAGCAATTTTAACGTTAAACGGCTTCGCGATCTGTACGCCGCGTTCTACGATTTCGACAAGGAAAAGTTCGACGAGTACATAAAAACCTTCGGCTTGCCCGCCGATAAGCCCATTCGAAATTTTTCAAAGGGTATGCGCCGTCAAGCGTTTATCGCCGTTGCGTTCTCGTGCAAAACGAAGTATTTGTTTTTGGACGAGGCGTTCGACGGGCTCGACCCGCTGTGCCGCATGGAATTCAAGCGCGGGCTGATCGAGTGCAAGGAACGCGGCACTACGGTTATAATTTCGTCGCACTCGTTGCGCGAGCTCGAAGATATTTGCGATAGCTTTATTTTGATAGACAGTGCAACCGTCAAGCAGTGCGGCGCGCTCGTCGACGCGCTCGAAAATATATTTAAACTCCAATTTGCGTTCGGTAGCGACGATTTCACACGCGAAAAGCTTCCGTTCGAGGTATTGCGGTTTAGCAAGGTCGGTAAGGTCATAACGATCGTTGCGCACGGCAACAGCGAAGAAGCTGTCAAACAAATAACGGCAATGTCTCCGCTGTTCGTCGAAGAAATTCAAATGGATTTCGAGGATATGTTTATCGAAGAAGTGCAAAGCCGCGGCTACTTGAAAGGCGAGGAGGGGAATTAA
- the ruvX gene encoding Holliday junction resolvase RuvX produces MEGKLLGVDFGLKRVGLAVCDGLHILASPLPVYNTKSMRNSIDHVARIAEENEVRGVVVGLPLNMDGTESVQSGRARAFARNVEKVTGLPVELFDERLTTVEADELLIEAGVKKAADRAKLVDSMSAKVILQSYIDTNKQ; encoded by the coding sequence ATGGAAGGTAAGCTTTTGGGAGTTGATTTCGGGCTTAAACGGGTAGGGCTTGCAGTGTGCGACGGTTTGCATATTTTGGCTTCGCCGTTGCCCGTGTATAACACCAAATCGATGCGTAACTCGATAGACCACGTGGCGCGGATCGCCGAGGAAAACGAGGTTCGGGGCGTGGTCGTGGGGCTGCCGCTCAATATGGACGGAACGGAGTCCGTTCAGTCGGGCAGGGCGCGAGCGTTTGCGCGAAACGTCGAAAAAGTTACGGGCTTGCCCGTAGAGCTATTCGACGAACGGCTAACCACCGTCGAGGCGGACGAGCTGCTTATCGAGGCGGGCGTAAAAAAAGCCGCCGACCGAGCAAAGCTCGTCGACAGTATGTCGGCAAAGGTCATACTCCAAAGCTATATCGATACAAACAAACAATAA
- a CDS encoding DUF1292 domain-containing protein, translating into MAENQEENVEIIDEETITLYDDNNNPVDFNEVAVIEYEGEFYALMQPVEPMEGLGEDEAIIFKIIQKDDDTDEFVPVTDESVLDAVFNEYLKAEAECCDCDCDECGDCEDDDCDCGCEHHHHHHHEED; encoded by the coding sequence ATGGCAGAAAATCAGGAAGAAAACGTAGAGATCATCGACGAGGAGACTATCACTCTTTACGACGATAACAATAACCCCGTAGACTTCAACGAAGTAGCGGTTATCGAATACGAGGGCGAGTTCTACGCACTCATGCAGCCCGTCGAGCCTATGGAAGGCTTGGGCGAGGACGAAGCTATCATTTTCAAAATCATTCAGAAAGACGACGATACCGACGAATTCGTTCCCGTTACCGACGAGAGCGTTTTGGACGCGGTATTTAACGAATACCTCAAGGCGGAAGCGGAGTGCTGCGACTGTGATTGCGACGAGTGCGGCGACTGCGAGGACGACGACTGCGACTGCGGTTGCGAGCATCACCATCATCACCATCACGAGGAAGATTAG